One stretch of Bosea vaviloviae DNA includes these proteins:
- a CDS encoding tautomerase family protein, protein MPLIRISMRRGRPASEPAAIVHGVYSALRETFEVPEDDLFAVIHQHEADEFIYAANYFGFNRSDALVIIQLTISSSRGVTQKKALFAKIVENLRREPGLRPDDIFINLVETARENWSFGAGIAQYV, encoded by the coding sequence ATGCCCCTGATCCGTATTTCCATGAGACGCGGCCGCCCGGCCTCCGAGCCTGCAGCCATCGTCCACGGCGTCTACAGCGCCTTGCGCGAGACCTTCGAGGTGCCAGAAGACGACCTCTTCGCCGTGATCCACCAGCATGAGGCCGACGAGTTCATCTATGCCGCGAATTATTTCGGCTTCAACCGCTCGGATGCGCTGGTGATCATCCAGCTCACGATCTCAAGCTCGCGCGGCGTGACGCAGAAGAAAGCGCTGTTCGCCAAAATCGTCGAGAATCTGCGCCGCGAGCCAGGGCTGCGCCCCGACGACATCTTCATCAACCTGGTCGAAACGGCCCGCGAGAACTGGTCGTTCGGAGCCGGCATCGCGCAATATGTGTAA
- a CDS encoding LysR family transcriptional regulator has product MSLSLDIDAVAAFLGAAEFRSFTRAAQALGTTQSLVSVRVKRLEEMLGRLLLQRHPRLVRLTAEGERFLPAARDLMAAHERAREAFSDARQRIAIGISEQAVGPDVPVLLARLAGHDPRWLISLRIAASAVLEEAFERGELDVVVLRRLGPGRTGEVLRRDAFGWFAAPTLMRQPDEPVPVVSLMAECGLRRHATEVLDHAGIAWREAFIGGGMAAVFAAVVGGLGVSPLAARIAPQGAVDVGLEWGLPELGGSEVVLRSNVATPKGHAFVRELAAAFRER; this is encoded by the coding sequence ATGAGTCTCTCCCTCGACATCGACGCCGTCGCCGCCTTCCTCGGCGCTGCAGAATTCCGCAGCTTCACCCGCGCGGCGCAGGCGTTAGGCACCACGCAATCCCTCGTCAGCGTCCGGGTGAAGCGCCTGGAGGAGATGCTCGGCCGCCTCTTGCTGCAGCGGCATCCGCGCCTGGTGCGGCTCACTGCCGAGGGCGAGCGCTTCCTGCCCGCCGCGCGCGATCTGATGGCGGCGCATGAGCGGGCACGCGAGGCTTTCTCGGATGCGCGTCAACGTATCGCGATCGGTATCAGCGAGCAGGCGGTCGGCCCCGATGTGCCGGTCCTGCTCGCCCGGCTTGCCGGCCACGATCCGCGCTGGCTGATCAGCCTGCGCATCGCGGCCTCGGCCGTGCTGGAGGAGGCTTTCGAGCGCGGCGAGCTCGATGTCGTGGTGCTGCGCCGCCTCGGCCCGGGCCGGACGGGGGAGGTGCTGCGGCGGGACGCCTTCGGCTGGTTTGCGGCGCCCACATTGATGCGCCAGCCGGACGAGCCCGTGCCGGTCGTCTCGCTGATGGCGGAATGCGGTTTGCGGCGGCACGCGACTGAGGTGCTCGACCACGCCGGCATCGCCTGGCGCGAGGCCTTCATCGGTGGCGGGATGGCGGCGGTGTTCGCCGCCGTTGTGGGCGGGCTCGGCGTATCGCCCCTGGCCGCGCGGATCGCGCCGCAAGGCGCGGTCGATGTCGGGCTGGAGTGGGGGCTGCCCGAACTCGGCGGTTCCGAGGTGGTCCTGCGCAGCAATGTCGCGACGCCGAAGGGGCATGCCTTCGTCAGGGAACTGGCGGCAGCCTTTCGCGAGCGGTGA